A stretch of the Streptomyces sp. NBC_00654 genome encodes the following:
- the mltG gene encoding endolytic transglycosylase MltG produces the protein MTEYGRGPGSEPWHPEDPLYGGQGWGGQEAAHGQSQYGGQQQPYPHDPYAQQQPQQPQQPYQQHPEQQQPQQSYQQHQQYGAQQDPYAQQPHQPQAHQQPQYNGGWDTGQQAAMPYGAQPQDPYQQQPGGYGESQDYYGTPEAYPPPQPPGRREAVPEQQQSPDWDPDAPQEETHPFFTGEDEPEPRDGRESSDDRGSRDGRGSGDDDDAYDDDPRESRRAGGRGGRGGSERRGKGKKKNRSGCACLVVSAVLIGGLGGVGYVGYSFWQKQFGEAPDFAGGGTGSVEVEIPKGALGYDIANILKKKGVVKSVDAFVSAQNNIPKGKSLQAGVYLLKKEMSADSAVKLMMDPKSQNALVIPEGTRNAKVYEMIDQRLGLKEGSTADVAKTKAESLGLPDWVDDDPDIKDPLEGFLFPAAYPVAKGTKPEDALKRMVKRANEEYEEVDLEGAAKKYKLDDPWQVLTVASMVQAEGLTHDDFRKMAEVVYNRLEPGNVVSNGKIEFDSAFNYLKGQSEIKITSKEIRTNPDPYNTYYHAGLPPGPISNPGNEALRATLSPTSNGWMFFISLDGKKTQFTKTAAEHDKLNEKFKELHGLD, from the coding sequence ATGACTGAGTATGGCCGGGGCCCCGGCTCCGAACCGTGGCATCCCGAGGACCCGTTGTACGGGGGCCAGGGATGGGGGGGCCAGGAGGCCGCCCACGGCCAGAGCCAGTACGGCGGCCAGCAGCAGCCCTATCCGCATGACCCGTACGCCCAGCAGCAGCCGCAGCAGCCGCAGCAGCCGTACCAGCAGCATCCGGAACAGCAGCAGCCTCAGCAGTCGTACCAGCAGCACCAGCAGTACGGCGCGCAGCAGGATCCGTATGCGCAGCAGCCGCACCAGCCCCAGGCGCACCAGCAGCCGCAGTACAACGGCGGCTGGGACACCGGTCAGCAGGCCGCGATGCCGTACGGGGCCCAGCCCCAGGACCCGTACCAGCAACAGCCCGGTGGCTACGGCGAGTCCCAGGACTACTACGGCACCCCCGAGGCCTATCCGCCGCCGCAGCCCCCGGGCCGGCGCGAGGCCGTGCCCGAACAGCAGCAGTCGCCCGACTGGGATCCGGACGCCCCGCAGGAGGAGACGCATCCGTTCTTCACCGGCGAGGACGAGCCCGAACCACGTGACGGCCGGGAATCGAGTGACGACCGGGGCTCGCGTGACGGCCGGGGCTCCGGCGACGACGATGACGCGTACGACGACGACCCCCGCGAGTCACGGCGCGCCGGGGGCCGGGGCGGCCGCGGCGGAAGCGAACGCCGGGGCAAGGGCAAGAAGAAGAACCGCAGCGGCTGTGCCTGCCTGGTGGTCTCCGCCGTTCTGATCGGCGGCCTCGGGGGAGTGGGCTACGTCGGCTACTCCTTCTGGCAGAAGCAGTTCGGTGAGGCACCCGACTTCGCGGGCGGCGGCACCGGCTCGGTCGAGGTGGAGATCCCGAAGGGCGCCCTCGGCTACGACATCGCGAACATCCTGAAGAAGAAGGGTGTCGTCAAGTCCGTCGACGCCTTCGTTTCGGCCCAGAACAACATCCCCAAGGGGAAGTCCCTTCAGGCGGGTGTCTATCTCCTGAAGAAGGAGATGTCCGCGGACAGCGCCGTGAAGCTGATGATGGATCCGAAGAGCCAGAACGCCCTGGTCATCCCCGAGGGCACCCGTAACGCCAAGGTCTACGAGATGATCGACCAGCGGCTCGGCCTGAAGGAGGGCTCGACCGCCGACGTCGCGAAGACCAAGGCGGAGAGTCTCGGGCTGCCGGACTGGGTCGATGACGATCCGGACATCAAGGATCCGCTGGAGGGCTTCCTCTTCCCGGCCGCCTATCCGGTCGCCAAGGGGACGAAGCCCGAGGACGCGCTGAAGAGGATGGTCAAGCGGGCCAACGAGGAGTACGAAGAGGTCGACCTCGAAGGCGCCGCGAAGAAGTACAAACTGGACGACCCGTGGCAGGTGCTCACTGTCGCCAGCATGGTCCAGGCGGAGGGTCTCACGCACGACGACTTCCGCAAGATGGCCGAAGTCGTCTACAACCGCCTGGAGCCGGGCAACGTGGTGTCGAACGGGAAGATCGAGTTCGACTCCGCGTTCAATTACCTCAAAGGGCAGAGCGAAATCAAGATTACGTCGAAGGAGATCCGGACCAATCCGGATCCCTACAACACCTACTACCATGCGGGTCTGCCGCCCGGCCCCATCAGTAATCCCGGGAACGAAGCCCTGCGCGCGACGCTCAGTCCCACCTCCAACGGGTGGATGTTCTTCATCTCGCTCGACGGCAAGAAGACCCAGTTCACCAAGACGGCCGCAGAGCACGACAAGCTCAACGAGAAGTTCAAGGAACTGCATGGCCTCGACTGA
- the ruvX gene encoding Holliday junction resolvase RuvX, whose amino-acid sequence MTQMRRGRRLAVDVGDARIGVASCDPDGILATPVETVPGRDVPAAHRRLGQIVEEYEPIEVIIGLPRSLGGGEGPAAAKVRAFAQVFARAVAPIPVRLVDERMTTVTASQGLRASGVKSKKGRSVIDQAAAVVILQNALESERASGNPPGEGVEVVV is encoded by the coding sequence ATGACGCAGATGCGCCGTGGGCGTCGGCTCGCGGTCGATGTCGGGGACGCCCGGATCGGGGTCGCCTCGTGCGACCCCGACGGGATTCTCGCCACCCCGGTGGAGACCGTGCCGGGACGTGACGTCCCGGCCGCCCACCGGCGGCTCGGGCAGATCGTCGAGGAGTACGAGCCGATCGAGGTCATCATCGGTCTGCCACGCTCGCTCGGCGGTGGCGAGGGCCCCGCGGCCGCCAAGGTCCGCGCCTTCGCCCAGGTGTTCGCCCGCGCGGTCGCACCCATTCCGGTGCGGCTCGTGGACGAGAGGATGACCACAGTGACGGCGAGTCAGGGACTGCGCGCCTCGGGCGTGAAGTCCAAGAAGGGCCGGTCTGTCATCGACCAGGCTGCCGCTGTGGTGATCCTTCAGAACGCTCTGGAGTCCGAACGGGCGTCAGGCAATCCTCCTGGCGAGGGCGTCGAAGTGGTTGTCTGA